The genomic interval GCCGAACATATCCGCGCCGTTCCAGCAGAACGTATGCCAGTAACACACCGCGAAGCGCAGGTGGTCGGCCATCCGTTTACCGAGAATGTCCTGTTCGGGATCATAGTGACGGAAAGCTAATGGGTTGCTGCTGCCCTGACCTTCAAAGCGGATTTTTTCTATCTGATCGAAATAAGCGTGCATTCTCATCTCCTTGGAAATTTTCCCGACAGACGGGACACTGCTTAATTATTCGTATCGATATTTGGGCGGCTCAATTACGTTATTTTACACTGAAATTAAGATAATTATTAAATGTGCGCGTGTTCTCAAAAATGAATTAATAAAATTTGCAAACCTGCTCGGAATAGCTACGTGAAAAAACAGAGTTAACAAGCGTAAAATATGACCGCTATCAAAAAATAACAATTAAACCAAAAATCGTAATCAAGGGATGAAAATCAGCAATTGATGCTCTGTGCTTTTCGCGTCAACAATTCCGATGAGCACGGGATTTACCTGTCAGGGGTTCCCTGCATTCAAATAACGAAAGGTACTCAATGATGAAAGTGAAATACATTTTGCTGTCAGTCTGTGCCGTTATCGCTACGCTGGGTCAGCCGGGATTCGCCAGAGAAGTGAAAATTGGTATGGCGATCGATGATTTAAGGCTTGAACGCTGGCAAAAGGATCGGGATATTTTCGTGCAGAAAGCGGAAACGCAAGGGGCGAAAGTGTTTGTACAGTCCGCGAATGGCAATGAGGAAACCCAGATATCGCAAATAGAAAATATGATTAATCGCGGCGTCGATGTGCTGGTTATTATTCCCTATAACGGCAAGGTCTTAAGCAATGTTATTGCAGAGGCTAAACGCGAAGGAATAAAGGTACTGGCTTATGACCGTATGATTAATAATGCGGATATCGATTTTTATATTTCGTTTGATAATGAGAAAGTAGGCGAATTACAGGCCCGATATCTGGTTGATAAAGTGCCTCAGGGAAATTATTTTTTGATGGGCGGATCGCCGGTTGATAATAATGCCAAGCTGTTCCGCGAAGGGCAGATGAAAGTATTAAAACCGTTAATTGATAACGGGAAAATCAAAGTGGTTGGCGACCAATGGGTGGACGCCTGGCTACCGGAAAACGCCCTGAAGATCATGGAAAACGCATTGACGGCCAATAGCAATAAGGTCGATGCCGTCGTGGCCTCGAACGACGCTACGGCCGGCGGCGCCATTCAAGCGTTGGCGGCGCAGGGGCTGGCGGGCAAGGTGGCGATCTCCGGTCAGGATGCCGATCTGGCGGCCATTAAGCGAATCGTCGCAGGCACCCAGACCATGACGGTCTACAAACCCATTACCAAACTGGCGCAGGACGCCGCCGATATCGCGATTTCGCTGGGCGAGGGGAAAACGCCTTCGTCGAACGCCACGCTGAATAACGGCAAGAAAGCCGTTCCTTCCTTCCTGCTGACGCCGATCCCCGTGGATAAGAACAACATCGACAGTACCGTAGTCGCTGACGGTTTCCACAAAAAATCGGATGTGTACTGAGGGGCGTGGGGCGTGGGGCGTCGCCGTCGATGGCGATGTTGTCCATTGACGGCAGAGACCGCCGGTAAAGGGGGAGTGCATCGTGCCTTGTTTGCTG from Musicola paradisiaca NCPPB 2511 carries:
- the xylF gene encoding D-xylose ABC transporter substrate-binding protein, which codes for MKVKYILLSVCAVIATLGQPGFAREVKIGMAIDDLRLERWQKDRDIFVQKAETQGAKVFVQSANGNEETQISQIENMINRGVDVLVIIPYNGKVLSNVIAEAKREGIKVLAYDRMINNADIDFYISFDNEKVGELQARYLVDKVPQGNYFLMGGSPVDNNAKLFREGQMKVLKPLIDNGKIKVVGDQWVDAWLPENALKIMENALTANSNKVDAVVASNDATAGGAIQALAAQGLAGKVAISGQDADLAAIKRIVAGTQTMTVYKPITKLAQDAADIAISLGEGKTPSSNATLNNGKKAVPSFLLTPIPVDKNNIDSTVVADGFHKKSDVY